Proteins found in one Desulfovibrio porci genomic segment:
- a CDS encoding tetratricopeptide repeat protein — protein MKKYCLAAVLAVVIGFSCGAASMVQAAAAVPSAATGKILQEAWTAYNIGEYKKTLRLVQPLAGDGNPRAQVLLGRCYENGLGVPQDLAVAAQWYQLAAEQNDSEAQVLLAYCYEVGAGVPKDPRAVVTLMTRAANSGYAEAQFNLALYYSQGLYQTAKDQKESFRWAKLAADQGYAQAERFVGACYEYGIGVQENPAEAAIWYNKAAAQGLARDGNVFNRVREYSMP, from the coding sequence ATGAAAAAGTATTGTCTGGCGGCCGTGCTGGCCGTTGTCATAGGTTTCAGCTGCGGCGCGGCGTCCATGGTTCAGGCGGCTGCCGCCGTTCCTTCGGCCGCGACGGGCAAAATCCTGCAGGAGGCCTGGACGGCCTACAATATCGGCGAATACAAAAAGACCCTGCGGCTGGTCCAGCCTCTGGCCGGGGACGGCAACCCCCGTGCCCAGGTGCTGCTGGGGCGCTGCTATGAGAACGGCCTGGGCGTGCCGCAGGATCTGGCCGTGGCCGCCCAGTGGTATCAGTTGGCCGCCGAGCAGAACGACAGCGAGGCCCAGGTGCTGCTGGCCTATTGTTATGAAGTGGGCGCCGGGGTGCCCAAGGATCCCAGAGCCGTGGTGACCCTGATGACCCGCGCCGCCAATTCCGGATATGCCGAGGCCCAGTTCAATCTGGCCCTGTATTACAGTCAGGGCCTGTACCAGACCGCCAAGGACCAGAAAGAGAGCTTCCGCTGGGCCAAACTGGCGGCGGATCAGGGTTACGCCCAGGCCGAGCGTTTTGTGGGCGCCTGCTATGAATACGGCATCGGCGTTCAGGAAAATCCGGCTGAAGCCGCGATCTGGTATAACAAGGCCGCCGCGCAGGGTCTCGCCAGGGACGGCAATGTGTTCAACCGGGTACGCGAGTACAGCATGCCGTAG
- a CDS encoding GIY-YIG nuclease family protein, translated as MALDSAVQPSQRPDRTEKAADIWHVYLLECADGTLYCGITTDLARRLDQHNGLAPGGARYTSGRRPVRLLASRACAHKGAALRLECAVKARPRAEKILFLQEGVVAPC; from the coding sequence ATGGCATTGGACAGCGCCGTACAACCCTCGCAACGTCCGGACCGGACCGAGAAGGCCGCGGACATCTGGCACGTCTATTTGCTGGAATGCGCCGACGGCACGCTGTACTGCGGCATCACCACCGACCTCGCGCGGCGGCTGGACCAGCACAACGGCCTCGCGCCTGGCGGCGCCCGTTACACCAGCGGACGCCGGCCCGTGCGTCTGCTGGCCAGCCGCGCCTGCGCCCACAAGGGCGCGGCCCTGCGCCTGGAATGCGCGGTCAAGGCCCGTCCCCGGGCCGAAAAAATCCTTTTCCTGCAAGAGGGAGTTGTTGCGCCGTGTTGA
- a CDS encoding sigma-54 interaction domain-containing protein: protein MHSRELRDTLIAAAMRNLPTGAFICDREGIVQFINAAYANYLHLRPDEAVGRHITELIPDSGIPAVLRSGKAELRRIRRFPNGGATLIVNRVPLFNDDGELIGALSMTLFDTADQVRDLLEHVQCLDNKFNSCQRRIKSALSAHYTIDSIVGTGKSITEFKSLLLRYARTDASVLILGATGTGKELAAGAIHAASLRSEGPFVSINCAAIPKELFESEVFGYAPGAFSGARKEGSIGKIEVAHQGTLFLDEVGDLPMSAQAKLLRVLEEKRLFRLGSSQPRDVDFRLVAATNRDLRAMIAAGTFREDLYYRINSMKLRLPALRERREDIPLLVRFFLDRMGAGETVCTEEAMNVLMEYPWPGNIRELRNAVGHALSLCCGGRIGVHDLPPECCRAGWGKDMAAGSLQMITMNAEGQAIEKVLRETGGNKVKAAAMLGISRAALYEKIKKLRMAGAFDEETLKLKVRDKKRER from the coding sequence ATGCATAGTCGGGAATTACGGGACACTCTCATCGCGGCGGCCATGCGCAACCTTCCCACCGGCGCGTTCATTTGCGACAGGGAAGGCATTGTGCAGTTCATCAATGCCGCCTATGCCAACTATCTTCATCTGCGCCCGGACGAGGCCGTCGGCCGTCATATTACCGAACTTATTCCCGATTCCGGCATTCCTGCGGTGCTGCGCTCAGGCAAGGCCGAGCTGCGCCGGATACGGCGCTTTCCCAACGGCGGCGCGACGCTGATCGTCAACCGCGTTCCCCTTTTTAATGATGACGGCGAACTGATCGGCGCCCTGAGCATGACCTTGTTTGATACGGCGGATCAGGTCAGAGATCTTCTGGAGCATGTGCAGTGTCTTGATAACAAGTTCAACTCCTGCCAGCGTCGGATCAAAAGCGCCCTATCGGCGCACTATACCATTGATTCCATTGTCGGAACCGGCAAGAGCATTACCGAGTTCAAATCCCTATTGCTGCGCTACGCCCGCACGGATGCTTCCGTGCTTATCCTCGGGGCCACGGGCACGGGCAAGGAACTGGCGGCTGGCGCCATTCATGCCGCCAGCTTACGTTCCGAAGGCCCGTTTGTAAGCATCAACTGCGCGGCGATCCCCAAAGAACTCTTTGAATCCGAGGTCTTCGGCTACGCGCCGGGCGCTTTTTCGGGCGCGCGCAAAGAGGGAAGCATCGGCAAAATTGAGGTGGCCCACCAGGGAACGCTTTTCCTCGACGAGGTGGGCGATCTGCCCATGTCGGCGCAAGCCAAGCTGCTGCGCGTGCTTGAGGAAAAGCGCCTTTTCCGCTTGGGCTCCTCGCAACCGAGGGATGTGGACTTCCGCCTGGTGGCGGCCACCAACCGCGATTTGCGGGCCATGATCGCGGCGGGAACCTTTCGCGAGGATCTGTATTACCGCATCAATTCCATGAAACTGCGCCTGCCCGCCCTGCGCGAACGCCGGGAGGACATCCCCCTGCTGGTGCGTTTTTTCCTTGATCGCATGGGCGCGGGCGAAACCGTCTGCACGGAAGAAGCCATGAACGTGCTGATGGAATATCCCTGGCCCGGCAATATCCGAGAACTGCGCAACGCTGTGGGACATGCCCTGAGCCTGTGCTGCGGGGGCCGGATCGGCGTGCATGATCTGCCGCCGGAATGCTGCCGGGCCGGATGGGGAAAAGATATGGCGGCTGGTTCCTTGCAAATGATTACCATGAATGCGGAGGGACAGGCCATAGAAAAAGTTTTACGCGAAACCGGCGGCAATAAGGTTAAGGCGGCGGCCATGCTGGGTATTTCCAGGGCCGCTCTGTATGAGAAAATAAAAAAATTGCGCATGGCGGGGGCTTTTGACGAAGAGACGCTCAAGCTGAAGGTTCGTGATAAAAAGCGCGAACGCTAA
- a CDS encoding amidase, with translation MAAQRYRGISEAVTAMKNGELSSGELVRHCLEKHQQYNEVLNATLCLAQDASEQAAQCDAEAKQGRFRGRLHGIPLIVKDNINVKGLPTTVASALFAQSSPCERDARVIAKLREEGAIILAKANMDEFAAHVSGRTSHWGPSINPWCPEERFSPGGSSSGAAVAVAAGFAWGGIGTDTGGSVRLPAAWCGLCGLRPTYGSVSLDGVYPRASSLDTVGALARSVRDVALLMEIATEARNAPRAGDTSGNGPRIGILSEIMEDVSPATRFVYSRSMERWSGLGVCARISFPLLEDPEAAATVDLLRSYEFARDVRRDMEAHPDAENVVHAGVLADYRKGKSVTDEAYAQALRRKQEFTEAVEALFAREGIDALLLPVARFTAPRLSAQAEEFALARNLVNLFSITEGPSLALPGVQANGMPFGLQLVGPRGADSRLLRAGMAYETAYEPFPMPL, from the coding sequence ATGGCGGCGCAGCGGTACCGCGGCATTTCCGAAGCCGTAACGGCCATGAAAAACGGCGAGCTGAGTTCAGGAGAGCTTGTACGTCACTGCCTGGAAAAGCATCAGCAGTATAATGAAGTCCTGAACGCAACGCTTTGCCTCGCGCAGGATGCTTCGGAGCAGGCCGCGCAATGTGACGCTGAGGCGAAGCAGGGGCGTTTCCGGGGCCGCCTGCACGGCATTCCCCTGATCGTCAAGGACAACATCAACGTCAAAGGTCTGCCGACCACTGTGGCCAGCGCGCTTTTCGCCCAATCTTCCCCGTGTGAACGCGACGCGCGGGTTATTGCGAAGCTGCGGGAGGAAGGGGCCATCATCCTGGCCAAAGCCAATATGGACGAATTCGCGGCCCATGTCAGCGGCAGAACCTCGCACTGGGGGCCGTCCATCAACCCTTGGTGTCCGGAGGAACGTTTTTCGCCCGGCGGCTCGTCCAGCGGCGCGGCTGTGGCCGTGGCGGCGGGTTTCGCTTGGGGAGGGATCGGCACGGACACCGGCGGGTCGGTGCGTCTGCCCGCCGCCTGGTGCGGCTTGTGCGGTCTGCGCCCCACATACGGTTCTGTGTCGCTGGACGGCGTATACCCGCGCGCTTCCAGTCTGGATACGGTCGGCGCGCTGGCCAGAAGCGTCCGTGACGTGGCGCTGCTCATGGAGATCGCGACCGAGGCGCGGAACGCTCCCCGTGCTGGGGACACGTCCGGAAACGGACCGCGCATCGGCATATTGTCTGAGATCATGGAAGATGTTTCACCGGCCACGCGTTTTGTCTACTCCCGAAGCATGGAGCGGTGGAGCGGTCTCGGGGTTTGCGCCCGGATCAGCTTTCCCCTGCTGGAAGATCCGGAGGCGGCGGCCACGGTGGATCTGTTGCGCAGCTATGAATTCGCCAGGGATGTCCGGCGGGACATGGAGGCGCATCCGGATGCGGAAAACGTCGTTCATGCCGGGGTTCTGGCCGACTACCGCAAGGGGAAAAGCGTCACGGACGAAGCCTATGCGCAGGCCTTGCGGCGCAAACAGGAATTCACGGAAGCTGTGGAGGCCCTGTTTGCCCGTGAAGGGATAGACGCGCTTCTTCTGCCCGTGGCCCGATTCACCGCGCCGCGCCTCAGTGCGCAGGCGGAGGAATTTGCCCTGGCCCGGAATCTCGTCAATCTCTTCAGCATAACGGAAGGCCCGTCTCTGGCGTTGCCGGGCGTTCAGGCCAACGGTATGCCTTTCGGTCTGCAACTCGTCGGTCCGCGCGGGGCGGACAGCCGGCTGCTGCGTGCGGGCATGGCCTATGAAACGGCCTATGAGCCCTTTCCCATGCCTCTGTGA
- a CDS encoding MFS transporter produces the protein MTQVQQDTIHKEANLISRLDRMPMNKSVMLLVGLLSWCWVMEAFDIGMIGQVVLVLKNLWHMDAGTIGILGSCSTAGVVIGTACAGFLTDRFGRKKILLWGVFIFTFFTLVGSAIADLWWIVSMRFIAGLGAGAVFPLPYLMISEIAPARHRGILVCICNAVLTAAYVLPTLCGSWAIRNFPLETAWRVPFIVGGIPIITIWFFHKYLPESPRWLMKRGRHEEVRRLVERLEKSAGVEHDDNFVDPQVLRNLQRTETDRSVGRAANWRMLFQPPYLSRSLVSWSMFSAGLITWYVVMVYVPTILTTYGFELSNSVILAGAMTVLGGVGSVVMGPLADKYGRKLVWSLYVIITIISLFLLTSTESITALLCIGALVAFFGTGIMPICKVYVAEQYPTELRGVGTGFGEAVSRIVGGVLATYYLAFFLAMGGVKAVFIFMAVAFGIAIIALWLWGQETAGRSVEDTASTGEN, from the coding sequence ATGACACAGGTACAGCAGGATACTATCCATAAAGAAGCGAATCTTATTTCACGACTGGACCGGATGCCCATGAACAAATCCGTCATGCTGCTTGTGGGGCTTTTGTCCTGGTGCTGGGTGATGGAGGCGTTTGATATCGGCATGATCGGCCAGGTTGTCCTGGTTTTGAAGAACCTCTGGCACATGGATGCCGGCACCATCGGCATTCTGGGGTCCTGTTCCACAGCCGGCGTGGTTATTGGTACGGCCTGCGCGGGTTTTCTGACGGACCGCTTCGGCCGTAAAAAAATACTGCTGTGGGGCGTTTTCATCTTTACTTTCTTTACCTTGGTGGGCAGCGCCATAGCCGATCTGTGGTGGATCGTGAGCATGCGTTTCATTGCCGGGCTGGGAGCGGGCGCGGTATTTCCCTTGCCTTATCTCATGATCTCGGAAATAGCGCCCGCCAGGCACAGAGGAATTCTGGTCTGCATTTGTAACGCCGTTCTCACGGCGGCCTATGTATTGCCGACACTGTGCGGTTCATGGGCCATCAGAAATTTCCCTTTGGAAACAGCCTGGCGTGTGCCCTTCATCGTGGGCGGCATCCCCATCATCACCATTTGGTTTTTCCACAAGTATCTGCCTGAGTCGCCCCGCTGGCTCATGAAGCGGGGGCGGCATGAAGAAGTCAGGCGTCTGGTGGAGCGCCTGGAAAAGAGCGCGGGCGTTGAACACGACGACAATTTTGTGGACCCCCAGGTTCTGCGCAATTTGCAGCGGACCGAGACGGACAGAAGCGTGGGCAGGGCCGCTAACTGGCGCATGTTGTTCCAACCGCCCTACCTGAGCCGCTCGCTGGTTTCCTGGAGCATGTTTTCGGCCGGATTGATCACCTGGTATGTGGTCATGGTCTATGTGCCCACCATTCTCACCACGTATGGTTTTGAGCTTTCCAACTCCGTGATTCTGGCCGGGGCCATGACCGTGCTCGGCGGTGTGGGGTCCGTGGTCATGGGGCCCCTGGCCGACAAGTATGGCCGCAAGCTCGTCTGGAGTCTTTATGTCATCATCACCATCATCAGCCTGTTCCTGCTGACGAGCACGGAATCCATCACCGCCCTGTTGTGTATCGGCGCGCTGGTGGCTTTTTTCGGCACGGGCATCATGCCTATCTGCAAGGTTTATGTGGCTGAGCAATATCCCACCGAACTGCGCGGCGTGGGCACCGGCTTCGGCGAAGCCGTTTCCCGCATTGTCGGCGGCGTTCTGGCCACCTATTACCTGGCATTCTTCCTGGCCATGGGCGGAGTCAAGGCTGTGTTTATTTTCATGGCCGTGGCCTTCGGCATAGCCATCATAGCCCTGTGGCTCTGGGGACAGGAAACCGCCGGGCGTAGCGTTGAGGATACGGCGTCAACCGGGGAAAACTAG
- a CDS encoding tripartite tricarboxylate transporter TctB family protein, translating into MIFLQREFMAAVCMSLLTALFAVNVSDLSEEAGLLPRLLICFMAGVNILQYVLALYRRGGSNLLEALKGYPFPLVLKLFALTLAYIAVLLPLGFYAASFLYFWAGSLLANPTPLNGRIVAQRALGCALFVGGLWLLFSWGLGVLIPLGEIWP; encoded by the coding sequence ATGATTTTCTTGCAACGGGAATTTATGGCTGCGGTCTGCATGAGCCTCCTGACGGCCCTGTTCGCGGTCAATGTGTCGGATCTGTCAGAAGAGGCGGGCCTCCTGCCCCGGTTGCTGATCTGCTTTATGGCCGGGGTCAATATTCTGCAATACGTCCTTGCCCTGTACAGACGGGGAGGGAGCAACCTGCTCGAGGCCCTGAAGGGCTATCCCTTCCCCCTGGTGCTCAAGCTGTTCGCGCTTACGCTGGCCTATATTGCCGTACTGCTGCCCCTGGGCTTTTATGCGGCCTCCTTTCTCTACTTTTGGGCGGGTTCGCTTCTGGCCAACCCGACGCCTCTGAACGGGCGCATTGTGGCCCAGCGCGCGCTGGGCTGCGCCTTGTTTGTGGGCGGGTTGTGGCTGCTGTTTTCCTGGGGGCTGGGCGTGCTCATCCCCCTTGGCGAGATATGGCCCTGA
- a CDS encoding LysE family translocator, with the protein MLSPEVLLTFFAASLLLGIAPGPDNIFVLTQSAVYGVRAGLATTLGLVTGLCVHTTAVALGVAALFQTSPLAFAILKYVGAAYLLYLAWLSFRAGALLTHAPDGGRTAFPGYGVLYRRGIVMNVTNPKVTLFFLAFLPQFCNPALGGVAGQVLTLGALFMLATILVFFSVAALGGRLALWFNRSRRGQILVHRAAGLVFAALAAALVLTGS; encoded by the coding sequence GTGTTGAGCCCCGAGGTTCTGCTGACCTTTTTCGCAGCGTCCCTGCTGCTGGGCATTGCGCCCGGGCCGGACAATATTTTTGTGCTCACCCAGTCCGCCGTCTATGGCGTGCGCGCGGGTCTGGCGACCACGCTGGGTCTGGTGACCGGCCTGTGCGTACACACCACGGCCGTGGCCTTGGGCGTGGCGGCTCTCTTTCAGACCTCGCCCCTGGCTTTCGCCATTCTCAAATACGTGGGCGCGGCCTATCTGCTCTATCTGGCCTGGCTCTCCTTCCGGGCCGGAGCCCTGCTGACCCATGCGCCGGACGGCGGCCGGACGGCCTTTCCCGGCTATGGCGTGCTGTACCGGCGCGGCATCGTGATGAACGTAACCAACCCCAAGGTTACACTTTTTTTCCTGGCTTTTCTGCCCCAGTTCTGCAATCCGGCGCTGGGCGGCGTGGCCGGGCAGGTATTGACGCTGGGCGCGTTGTTCATGCTGGCCACCATTCTGGTCTTTTTTTCCGTGGCCGCCCTGGGCGGCCGTCTGGCCCTCTGGTTCAACCGCTCCCGGCGCGGCCAGATCCTGGTCCACAGGGCCGCCGGGCTGGTTTTCGCCGCGCTCGCGGCGGCTCTGGTCCTGACCGGTTCCTGA
- a CDS encoding sigma-54 interaction domain-containing protein, which produces MHNRKLRNSLIVTAMRDLPTGAFICDREGVVQFINAAYANYLHLRPDEAVGRHITELIPDSGIPAVLRSGKAELRQIRRFPNGGATLIVNRVPLFDEDGELIGALSMTLFDTAAQVKDLLEHVRCLDIKVNSCQRRIKSALSAPYTIESIVGESESVRAFKSLLLRYAHTDAAVLILGATGTGKELAAGAIHTASSRAEGPFVGINCAAIPKELFESEVFGYAPGAFSGARKEGSIGKIEVAHQGTLFLDEVGDLPMSAQAKLLRVLEEKCLFRLGSSQPRDVDFRLVAATNRDLRAMITAGTFREDLYYRINSMKLRLPALRERREDIPLLVRFFLDHMGAGEVVCTEEAMNVLMEYPWPGNIRELRNAVGHALSLCCGGRIVVHDLPPECCRAGWGKDMAAGSLQAITMNVEGQTIEKVLRETGGNKVKAAAMLGISRAALYEKIKKLRMAKAFDEATVQLKIREKKRDQ; this is translated from the coding sequence ATGCACAATAGAAAACTGCGAAACTCCCTCATCGTCACAGCGATGCGCGACCTTCCCACCGGCGCGTTCATTTGCGACAGGGAAGGCGTTGTACAGTTCATCAATGCCGCCTATGCCAACTATCTCCACCTGCGTCCGGACGAGGCCGTCGGTCGCCATATTACGGAACTTATTCCCGATTCCGGCATTCCGGCGGTGCTGCGCTCAGGCAAGGCCGAGTTGCGTCAGATACGGCGCTTCCCCAACGGCGGCGCGACGCTGATCGTCAACCGCGTTCCTCTTTTTGACGAGGACGGCGAACTGATCGGCGCTCTGAGCATGACTCTCTTCGACACGGCGGCCCAGGTTAAAGATCTTCTGGAGCATGTGCGCTGCCTGGACATAAAGGTCAATTCCTGCCAGCGGCGGATCAAAAGCGCCCTGTCCGCGCCGTATACCATTGAATCCATTGTCGGGGAAAGCGAGAGCGTCAGGGCGTTCAAATCCCTTTTGCTGCGCTACGCCCACACGGATGCGGCGGTGCTCATTCTCGGGGCCACGGGCACGGGCAAGGAACTGGCGGCGGGCGCCATCCATACCGCCAGTTCCCGCGCGGAGGGCCCCTTTGTGGGCATCAACTGCGCGGCGATTCCCAAGGAGCTCTTTGAATCCGAGGTCTTCGGCTACGCGCCGGGCGCTTTTTCGGGCGCGCGCAAAGAGGGAAGCATCGGCAAAATTGAGGTGGCCCATCAGGGAACGCTTTTCCTCGACGAGGTGGGCGATCTGCCCATGTCGGCGCAAGCCAAGCTGCTGCGCGTGCTTGAGGAAAAGTGCCTTTTCCGCCTGGGTTCCTCGCAACCGAGGGATGTGGACTTCCGCCTGGTGGCCGCCACCAACCGCGACTTGCGGGCCATGATCACGGCGGGAACTTTTCGTGAGGATCTGTATTACCGCATCAACTCCATGAAACTGCGCCTGCCCGCCCTGCGCGAGCGCCGGGAGGACATCCCCCTGCTGGTACGCTTTTTTCTCGACCATATGGGCGCGGGCGAAGTGGTCTGTACGGAAGAAGCCATGAACGTGCTGATGGAATATCCCTGGCCCGGCAATATCCGAGAACTGCGCAACGCTGTGGGACATGCCCTGAGCCTGTGTTGCGGGGGCCGGATCGTCGTGCATGATCTGCCGCCGGAGTGCTGCCGGGCCGGGTGGGGAAAAGATATGGCGGCTGGTTCCTTACAGGCGATTACCATGAATGTGGAAGGGCAGACCATAGAAAAAGTTTTACGCGAAACCGGCGGCAATAAGGTTAAGGCGGCGGCCATGCTGGGTATTTCCAGGGCCGCTCTGTATGAGAAAATAAAAAAATTGCGCATGGCGAAAGCTTTTGATGAAGCGACAGTTCAGCTGAAAATTCGTGAAAAAAAACGCGATCAATAA
- a CDS encoding tripartite tricarboxylate transporter permease: MEFFQYLPDVFSWLNLLVLIASSIGGLFFGAMPGLSPTMAVALMVPFTFYMPPTTSLIMLGAVYTSSVAGGSISAILLSIPGAPASIATLMEGPAMAKQGRGEEALYTSFCAHVVGGVFGVLVLLCFAPPLARFAMRFGPSELFWTAIFGITVITGLSSGGMLKGLFGGALGMLISTIGYSQISGEPRFIFHEDLSSGIALVPALIGFFAVPQVIDLMRDAHVKLAKLDVKAKKGMLRRVVKSLATYARTLTLGSTLGTVVGIIPGAGGQIAGLMAYDQVKKLSKHPERFGQGNPEGLCASESANNATVGPALIPMLTLGIPGSPTAAVLLGGLLIHGLFPGPDLFTKHAGVTYTFLGGLLLAQFAMFALGILASRYSQYVANVPNHIMFGAVVILCVFGSYCVSNNFTDVLIMFVLGMAMFALDKLGFPSAPLVLGIILGPIAEENFLRGRMIAETDVGLFSYFCTGELNLILIALSVFSFAWGIVGEIKYARKRAAEA; this comes from the coding sequence ATGGAATTTTTTCAATATCTACCTGATGTATTTTCTTGGTTGAACCTGCTGGTGTTGATTGCCAGTTCCATCGGCGGGCTGTTTTTCGGCGCAATGCCCGGCCTTTCGCCGACTATGGCCGTGGCGCTCATGGTGCCTTTTACGTTCTACATGCCGCCCACCACCTCGCTGATCATGCTGGGGGCGGTGTACACCAGTTCCGTAGCCGGCGGCAGCATTTCGGCCATTCTGCTGAGCATTCCCGGCGCGCCGGCTTCCATCGCCACCCTGATGGAGGGGCCGGCCATGGCCAAGCAGGGGCGTGGCGAAGAAGCCCTGTATACCAGTTTCTGCGCCCATGTGGTGGGCGGCGTATTCGGCGTGCTGGTGCTGCTTTGTTTCGCGCCTCCGCTGGCCCGCTTCGCCATGCGCTTCGGCCCATCGGAACTTTTCTGGACGGCCATTTTCGGCATCACGGTCATCACCGGCTTGTCGTCCGGGGGCATGCTCAAGGGGCTGTTCGGCGGCGCGCTGGGCATGCTCATTTCAACCATCGGCTACAGCCAGATTTCCGGTGAGCCGCGTTTTATTTTTCATGAAGACCTTTCCAGCGGCATTGCCCTGGTGCCCGCGCTCATCGGTTTTTTCGCCGTACCGCAGGTTATTGACCTCATGCGCGATGCCCATGTGAAACTGGCCAAGCTGGACGTGAAGGCCAAGAAGGGCATGCTGCGGCGCGTCGTCAAGAGCCTTGCCACCTATGCGCGCACTCTCACCCTCGGCAGCACGCTGGGCACTGTCGTCGGCATCATCCCCGGCGCAGGCGGCCAGATTGCAGGGCTCATGGCCTATGACCAGGTAAAAAAACTGAGCAAGCACCCCGAACGCTTCGGCCAGGGCAACCCAGAGGGGCTCTGTGCTTCGGAATCGGCCAACAACGCCACTGTGGGGCCTGCCCTGATTCCCATGCTGACGCTGGGCATTCCCGGCTCGCCCACGGCGGCGGTGCTGTTGGGCGGCCTGCTCATCCACGGTCTTTTCCCTGGGCCGGATCTGTTCACCAAGCATGCCGGCGTCACCTATACCTTCCTGGGTGGTCTCCTGCTGGCGCAGTTCGCCATGTTCGCCCTGGGCATTCTGGCTTCGCGCTATTCGCAGTATGTGGCCAACGTGCCCAATCACATCATGTTCGGGGCCGTGGTCATCCTCTGCGTTTTCGGCTCGTACTGCGTGTCCAACAATTTTACCGATGTGCTCATCATGTTCGTGCTGGGTATGGCCATGTTTGCGCTGGACAAGCTGGGCTTCCCCAGCGCGCCCCTGGTGCTGGGCATAATTCTCGGCCCCATCGCCGAAGAGAACTTCCTGCGCGGCAGAATGATCGCTGAAACGGATGTGGGCCTGTTCTCCTACTTCTGCACTGGAGAACTCAATCTGATTCTCATTGCCCTGAGCGTGTTCAGCTTCGCCTGGGGCATCGTCGGCGAAATAAAGTACGCCCGCAAGCGCGCGGCCGAGGCATAG
- a CDS encoding tripartite tricarboxylate transporter substrate binding protein gives MRKSLFSLLCLCAIAFSGAVAHAAQTADGYPAAPVSLVVVYTPGGATDLQARISCMVAQKKEYFGQPFVVLNKPGAGGQTGWNWMMERGSRDGLTITAYNMPHFIAQSIIYKTKYSVDTFEPLANWGADPAVLVVAKNSPIKSVDDLVTFARENPGKLTINGAGLYVGHHVATLQLQKDAGIKCTYIPEKGGTDAMQSVLSGKVMAGFNNLSDAGRAQDRLTILAIADVKRHEFLPDVPTFQELGYKGVDDTSVNFRGYAMPKGVDQAIVDKAAGIVVKMFNDEEVLRRMKDSYSPMLILDRAKVQAMFKDKQAKLQELLQELNKK, from the coding sequence ATGAGAAAAAGTCTTTTTTCCCTCCTGTGCCTGTGCGCCATCGCGTTTTCCGGCGCTGTGGCCCATGCCGCTCAAACGGCGGACGGCTATCCAGCCGCTCCGGTGAGTCTGGTTGTGGTTTATACGCCTGGCGGCGCCACGGATCTGCAGGCCCGCATTTCCTGCATGGTGGCCCAGAAGAAGGAATACTTCGGTCAGCCCTTTGTCGTGTTGAACAAGCCCGGCGCGGGCGGCCAGACCGGCTGGAACTGGATGATGGAGCGGGGCAGCCGTGACGGCCTGACTATCACTGCCTATAACATGCCGCACTTCATCGCCCAATCCATCATCTACAAGACCAAGTACAGCGTTGACACCTTTGAGCCGCTGGCCAACTGGGGCGCGGATCCGGCCGTGCTGGTGGTTGCCAAGAACAGTCCTATCAAGTCCGTTGACGACCTGGTCACGTTCGCCAGGGAGAACCCCGGCAAGCTGACCATCAACGGAGCGGGCCTCTATGTGGGCCATCATGTCGCCACCCTGCAGTTGCAGAAGGATGCCGGCATCAAGTGCACCTATATTCCCGAAAAGGGCGGCACCGACGCCATGCAAAGCGTTCTGAGCGGCAAGGTGATGGCGGGCTTCAACAATCTTTCCGATGCCGGGCGCGCCCAGGATCGCCTCACCATTCTGGCCATCGCGGATGTGAAGCGGCACGAATTCCTGCCCGATGTGCCGACCTTCCAGGAACTGGGATACAAAGGCGTGGATGACACGAGCGTCAACTTCCGCGGCTACGCCATGCCCAAGGGCGTGGATCAGGCCATCGTGGACAAGGCCGCCGGAATTGTCGTCAAGATGTTCAATGATGAGGAAGTGCTCAGACGCATGAAGGACAGCTACTCTCCCATGCTGATTCTTGACCGCGCCAAGGTGCAGGCAATGTTCAAGGACAAACAGGCCAAGCTCCAGGAGCTCCTCCAGGAGCTCAATAAAAAGTAA